In Argiope bruennichi chromosome 4, qqArgBrue1.1, whole genome shotgun sequence, a single window of DNA contains:
- the LOC129966024 gene encoding clathrin heavy chain 1-like, producing the protein MMLRRDNTLRPPLRITELLQLTHLGIPLEHITWPRVTMTSDQWICIRHCLIGSNLENITVITVLNPHHTLPQTWKAVADCAQMNPSKPIIAVKAGSTFQIYDLGSRKCLHRCSLTYCIHFWTWVNSTTIVVVSDTSVYHWYLDDHSPVPVKVFCRDARMKNAQLVRYVSDPKMKWFALSGLIAEDNHVIGLTQIYSVDHNLCQNIEAHCVCFTSYHFKGNAQPSCVLIAANRGANMNGKLHVVELGPHLTGNLAYTSHTGSIEFSNEWYRYDFPSSIQVSSKLGLVYIVTKYGVMHLCDMETCTTLCTVNLCPDVIFSTAFNKETEGIIAISRNGQVLSVELKKEQLVKYVWDVCKRLHIAERLSNVLKVDEA; encoded by the exons ATGATGTTGAGAAGAGACAATACATTGAGACCACCTCTGCGTATAACAGAGCTACTTCAG TTAACTCATCTAGGCATCCCTTTAGAGCACATAACATGGCCTCGAGTGACAATGACTTCAGATCAGTGGATCTGTATAAGGCACTGTTTGAt AGGAtccaatttagaaaatataacagTAATAACTGTTTTGAATCCACATCACACTTTACCTCAGACATGGAAAGCAGTAGCTGACTGTGCCCAAATGAATCCATCTAAGCCAATAATTGCTGTTAAAG cTGGatcaacatttcaaatatatgatcTTGGAAGCCGTAAATGTCTGCATAGATGTTCCCTAAcatattgtattcatttttggaCATGGGTCAACTCTACAACTATAGTTGTAGTTTCAGACACTTCAGTTTATCACTGGTATCTTGATGATC ATAGCCCAGTTCCAGTTAAAGTATTCTGCAGAGATGCACGCATGAAAAATGCTCAGTTGGTCCGTTATGTTTCAGATCCTAAAATGAAATGGTTTGCACTTTCTGGCCTAATAGCTGAG GACAATCATGTCATTGGCCTTACACAAATTTATTCTGTGGACCATAATTTGTGCCAGAACATTGAAGCTCATTGTGTCTGTTTTACATCATATCATTTTAAGGGAAATGCTCAACCTTCTTGTGTACTAATTGCTGCCAACAGAGGTGCAAATATGAATGGAAAA TTGCATGTTGTTGAACTTGGTCCACATTTAACTGGAAATTTAGCTTATACTTCTCACACGGGatcaattgaattttcaaatgaatggtATCGTTATGATTTCCCTTCATCCATCCAA GTCAGCTCTAAACTAGGTCTTGTATACATAGTTACTAAATATGGTGTTATGCATTTATGTGATATGGAAACCTGCACTACACTTTGTACTGTCAATTTATGCCCTGACGTCATATTTAGTACAGCTTTTAATAAGGAAACTGAAGGCATTATTGCTATATCAAGGAATGGACAA gtTTTATCTGTGGAATTAAAAAAGGAACAACTGGTAAAATATGTATGGGATGTATGCAAAAGACTCCACATAGCAGAACGCTTATCAAATGTCTTAAAAGTAGATGAGGCATAA
- the LOC129966026 gene encoding 2-oxoglutarate and iron-dependent oxygenase domain-containing protein 2-like, with protein MKLKAFLSETLLGKMTLFYNCNCFITHNIYIQEINRHFKYINATQFFKDYNEVLSSLGYNSVSKKDHLLKQIKEEVNRRKNIESDALERRKYLLQHYKPIDGNIYNLQENFLDVSFIKLVNAARNLNLDETLQFLDVLSEEKQLYGFPVFTKSLCDELLKELDHYQDSSLPKGRPNSMNRYGVLLDELGFHDNFSKVLRKNYLDPLAKVLFPTWRGSELDSHKIFTVGYKINEDLQLGYHYDNSEVTLNVCLGKSFDGGELYFGDLKTVPIDKSTCMLVSHKIGYGIFHRGQQLHGALPITEGERHNLIIWLRSSSVRNKMCPMCNSTPSLTPTTGYGDGFTVAEENSVQICNVT; from the exons ATGaaactaaaagcatttttatccGAAACACTCCTAGGgaaaatgactttattttataattgcaattgtTTTATCACTCATAACATTTACATTCAAGAAATTAacagacattttaaatatattaatgctactcaattttttaaagattataatgaG GTTTTATCAAGCCTAGGTTATAATTCTGTGTCTAAAAAAGACCATTTGTTAAAGCAG ATTAAAGAAGAAGTTAATCGtaggaaaaatattgaaagtgaTGCACTAGAAAGAAGAAAATACCTTCTTCAACACTATAAGCCTATAGATGGCAATATTTATAATCTGCag gaaaattttcttgatgtttcttttataaaactagtCAATGCTGCTAGAAATTTAAACTTGGATGAGACTTTGCAATTTCTTGATGTTCTTTCTGAAG aaaaacaattgtaTGGCTTCCCAGTATTCACTAAAAGTCTATGTGATGAATTATTGAAGGAATTAGATCATTATCAAGATTCATCTTTACCCAAAGGAAGACCAAACTCGATGAATAGATATGgt gTACTTTTAGATGAATTGGGATTTCATGACAATTTTTCTAAGGTTTTAAGAAAAAACTATTTGGATCCTTTAGCTAAAGTTTTGTTCCCCACTTGGAGAGGTAGTGAATTAGATTCTCATAAAATTTTCACTGTGGGATACAAGATAAATGAAGATTTACAATTAGGATATCATTATGATAATAGTGag GTAACTCTTAATGTTTGCTTAGGTAAGTCATTTGATGGAGGTGAACTGTACTTTGGAGATTTGAAAACAGTGCCAATAGATAAATCCACATGTATGTTAGTTTCTCATAAAATAGGATATGGAATATTTCATAGAGGTCAACAACTACACGGTGCTTTACCTATAACTGAAGGTGAACGACATAATCTTATTATTTGGTTGAGATCATCTTCTGTTAGGAATAAAATGTGCCCAATGTGCAATTCAACTCCTTCTTTAACTCCTACAACTGGATATGGCGATGGTTTTACTGTAGCTGAAGAAAATTCTGTACAGATATGTAATGTAacataa